The nucleotide sequence GGACTCGCAGTCTTTTTATGGGAGAAAATCAAGACCATAATGGTTGATATGTGTTGTTGCCCACCTAAGTAAAGAGTCAATACCCATTAAATCAGGGGAGATGGAATTGGAACAATCTGTTGTTTTTTATGACAATTTCATAGGTATCCACTCCGCCTTTGCTGCAAAGATATTCCGGTCAGGAAAATGGTCAAGGGCAGGATAAATGCTTCCTGCCGTCAGCACCCTTGACCTTAATTCCTTCCCGTTATTACGCGGCATCCAAGAGAAGTGAATGGGGAGGTTTGGTTGTTTTTTTTTGAAGCCTATATCAAATTCAGTGGCTCCCTTTATTTTACTTCTTTGCAGCGTTTGTGAAAATAAGTTTGAACCTTTTGAGCTGATTCTTTCATAATTTGGAAGAAGTAGATTGTCGATCTAGAAGTTGGTTAGGAGGTAATGTATCGATAATCAGTTGTTCGTTTGTTGTGAGTAGTAGTTATAAGATTTTTAATTATATCTATGGTTTTTTTAAATGTTTATAAATTATCGATTTGTTAATCGAATGACCGAATTATTGCTGGAAGTAGCAGATTAGGGTTACATTTACATGCTGCCAAACCGGGGTATCGTACACTTGGGCATAAGAGCTATGAGCTTTCTAATCACTTAGGTAACGTATTAGCTACTGTTCAAGTTAGGATTCAGTTATCCAGTGATAGCACTTGGGCGGAGACGGTTAGTATTTCGGATTACTATCCTTTTGGATTGACGATGGAGGGAAGAAGCCTATCGGATAATGCTTTTCATTATGGAGTACAATGGTAAGGAAAATGTTGACAGTAGTGAGTAGTTTTTTTGGGAATCAAAGGATAATTGAGGAATCAAATTCTGACTTTTTTCACCCTACTGGGGTGCAACTGGTGAATTTTTGTTTCAATGGTTTTTCAATTTGGTCATGAACCAAAATGGAAAACATCATGACTACTTTTCAATCTCAATTCAGCTTTGGGCATATCTTACCGCCCCAACTTGATGAAATCAAGACCTTCTTTTCAGAAATGGCCGTTCCAGTCGCCGAGGCAGAGGTGTTTTATTATTATTACCAATCCACTGGATGGCATACCGAAGGAGGAATCCCCATCCATAATTGGAAGGAAGCTGCACAGGAATGGTTGTATAACCTTGAAAATTGATCTGCTATGGGGAAAAGAAACAAATCAAGGCTCAAACAGGTGGAGTCAAGGATACCTGAACAACGGTACCATGAATTGGTTAACCTGCTTTCAAAATCGCAAAATGCTACTATGAGCGCTCTGATCAGGGATATTCTTTCCAATAAAACCATCATCTGCAAAAACCATGATGAAACGGCAGACCTCCTTCTAGATCAAATGCATTCCATACAAATGGAGATCCATGCCATTGGGGTGAATATCAATCAGATTACCAGACATTTCAATAGCCTGAATGATCCCTTGTGGAAAAAATCCTTGGTGAAACAATTGGAAAAGCAATTGGCATTGGTAGGAAATAAAATGGAAGAACTGGAAAGGGGTTTACAAAAGTCCTTTAGTTAATGGTAGCCCGGATCAGCTTGGGGAGAAATATCCTTGGCCTGTTGTATTATAATGAGGATAAGGTGAAGGATAAAAAGGCAAGCGTTTTAATGGCCAATGGTTTTGGAACAAATGGCGAAAGTGGCTCATTGAAATATAAGCACGAAAGGTTTCTCTACTATACTCAAAAAAATTCCAGGGCCAAGCTGAATGCCTTTCATGTTTCCCTGAACTTTTCACCTAAAGATCAATTGGATGAGGCCCAAAAGGCCTTTATCGCACAGGAATATATGAATCGTATCGGTTTTGGAAGCCAGCCCTATTTGGTCTATGAACATATGGATGCCGGACACCCCCATCTTCATATTGTCAGTACCAATATTACGCGGGAAGGAAAGCGAATAGAAACGCATAATCTCGGAAGGGAGAAATCTGAAAAAGCCAGAAAGGAACTGGAAAAAGAGCTGGGCTTAGTGGTGGCGGAACAACAAAAAGAACAGGTGCTAAGTATCCAGCCTTTGGAAAGCCTGAAATATGGAAAGAAGGAAAGCAAAGCTGCAATGGGCAATATTATCACGGAGGTAATGAGGACTTATTCCTATGGCTCGATTGGTGAGCTTGCTTCCATATTGCGGCAATTCAATATTGTATTGATTCAGGGAGAAAAGGGAACCAAGATGTATGAAAATAAGGGCTTGGCCTATAGCGCATTGGATAATAAGGGAAAACGGATTGGTGTCCCCATAAAGGCAAGCGCCTTTTATTCGAAACCAACCTTCTCCAGACTCCAAAAGAGGATGGAGCACAGCAAAATGAAAAAGGAGGTTTTGGTTTCAACCACTCGAAATAAGGGGTTGGGAGCCCTGAAGATTTCCAAAGGGAAGGGGAAAGGGGCATTCGAGGAAAATCTTAAAAAGGCTGGTTTGGCAGCTGATTTTCATTATTCCAAAGATGGGAAGGTTTTTGGCCTTACTATCATAGATCATGTCAATAGATCTGCTTTCAAGGCATCGGAATTATCCAGATCGCTAAGTGGCCAAAAGGTTTATGCCCAGCTTCATCCAAAGGAGGGGGATAAAAAACTGACTAAGGTGACGGTTAATCCACCTAGATATGGAAAGGGGCCTTTTCGTTATTCCACAAATAAGGATGGGCCAAATGCAGATCCTTATTTGTGGAAGGAAGAAGGTAAGGGCGCTTTAGCTTCTTTCATAAGTAAGGTCGAAGCAATTTTGCGTCCAGAATGGGAGGAGCTAGCCGATCCTTTTGATAAAAGGAAAAAGAGGAAAAAACGAAGAAAAAAACTTTGACATGGCCACAGGAGAAAACACGCAGGCCCTGAGAAAAATTTTGGACCTTACCCGGAAGGCCAGTCTAGCAGTATTAATGATCCATTTATATTTGGAGCTTCCCATTCTCTTTGATCGGTGGGGCTTGGTAAAACCACTTTGGGACAACTTTATCCAGAAATTGGGCGAGCTGCCATTTCTGGGAAATACAATTTATGCCAAATCCCTGTCCCTGGGCCTGCTTTTTATAAGCCTTTTGGGAACAAAGGGTAAAAAGGATATAAAGGTGAAATGGTCTTCTGCATTGATGTGCCTTTTTCTGGGCGGTAATCTCTTTTTGTTTTCAAATTATTGGAGGAGACTGACAATGGATCCTTTGACCTTGGAATTTTCTTATGGCATTTCCATGATTATCGGCTATCTGATGGTGCTATGGGGAGGAGGGAGGTTATCCAGATTCCTGAAAGACCAAGGCAGCAAAGGTGTCTTCAACAGGGAAAATGAAACCTTCCCCCAAGAGGAAAGAAAGCTGGTCAATGCCTATTCCATAAATCTGCCAGCCAAATACCAACTGAAAAATAAAATCAGAAACAGCTGGGTCAATATCATCAACCCTTTCCGTGCATTACTGGTACTGGGGACACCCGGATCGGGCAAAAGTTATTTTGTGATCCGTCATGTGATAACCCAGCATATTGCCAAGGGTTTTTCCATGTTCGTCTATGACTTTAAATACGATGACCTATCAAGGATTGCCTATAATGCACTGATCAAAAACAAAGGAGCCTATAAAATACTTCCATCGTTCTATACCATCAATTTTGATGATCTGGAACATAGTCACCGCTGCAATCCCCTTGAACCTTCTACCATGCTGGATATCACTGATGCCAGTGAATCTTCCCGAACCATTATGATGGGACTCAACAGGGAATGGATAAAAAAGCAGGGGGACTTCTTTGTGGAATCCCCCATCAATTTTTTGACTGCGGTCATCTGGTTTTTGAAGAAATACCAAAAGGGTAAATTTTGCACCCTGCCCCATGTCATTGAAATGATGCAAGTGGATTATGATAAGTTGTTTTCTGTATTAAGAACGGAACCGGAAATAGAAGTGCTGATCAATCCATTTGTTTCGGCTTATCTCCAAGGGGCTGCCGAACAACTGGAAGGGCAGATTGCCAGTGCCAAGATCACCATGGCCAGGCTTTCCTCACCACAGCTTTATTATGTGCTTTCTGAAAGTGAATTTACCCTGGATATCAATCATCCCAAGGAACCCAAAGTAGTCTGCATGGGCAACAATCCCCAAAAGCAGCAGGTATATGGAGCAGTGTTGAGTTTGTATATTTCAAGGATTACCAAGCTGGTCAACCAAAAGGGAAAACTAAAATCCAGCCTGATTTTCGATGAATTTCCCACCATTTATTTTAATGGTATGGATAACCTGATCGCAACGGCCCGGAGCAATAAAGTGGCAACTTGTTTGGGGGTACAGGATTATAGCCAGCTAAAAAAAGATTATGGCAGGGAGCAGGCCGAGGTGATCATGAATACGGTCGGGAATATCATCTCGGGACAGGTACTGGGGGATACGGCCAAGCAGTTGTCCGATCGTTTTGGGAAGATCAGACAAAAAAGGCTGAGCCAATCCATCAACTCCAATGATACTTCTATCAGCCATTCCACCCAACTGGACCTGGCCGTACCACAATCTACCATTGCTTCTCTTTCCTCTGGGGAGTTTGTGGGACTGGTGGCCGATACACCGGATCAACCCATGGAGCTGAAGGGATTTCATGGAAAGATTATCAATGACCATACCGCAATTAGGAAAGAAGAAGGTGCCTATAAAGATATCCCAGCCTGTAGAACTTTGGGGGATAGAGAAGTCAATGAAAACTATAAAAGGATCAAGGCTGAGGTTAACGAGCTAATTGAATCGGAATTGGAAAGGATGATGGATACACCAGCATTAATGGGACTGATTATCCAGAAGGGTTAAGTGTTATACTTAGTATTATAAAAAGTAAGGATATTTATTACCAAGGACACCCCATAAGTGATTCCAAAACTGGCTCTTCGGAAGAAGAAAAAGAAATATTTTCCTCGAGTTTTTCCTTAATGATATAGAATTCCCATAAACCGGACTGTATACCCTTAATGGCTTCTTCAACGGTTATATTCCATCTTTCACCATTTTCATTTAACCCACCAATTATTTCGATGGATCCTTTTAACGGTCCCTTCTCTACCTTATTCACACATTGGATTCTTAGTCTGCGCATATCGGAATAAAAATTTTATATTGGAAGTGATTACACCATTGAACCGCTTGGTCAATCAATTTTACCCTGTAAATATTTAGTCATTCCTTCAGCGAGAAACTGGACAAGTGGGAGGTCTGAATTAGAATTTTCACAGGTGATGATGGTTTCAATATAGGCTTTTCTATCACTTTCAGACTTTATCTGGGTAAACACAGGTGGACATTGATGTTGCATCAATACAGCTCCCATTACTATCCTACAGACTCGTCCGTTACCATCAGCAAATGGATGTATTTCATTCAGGAACTTGTTATGGAAGTAAGCCAAGGCAGTTAAAAGATGCTTTTCGTCTTTTGAATTGTCAATAGACTCGAATTTCCGTTTAAAAATATCCACATGTGATCCCATAATCATTTCAAGGTTGTAGTGAGGAGCGTATTCTTTGTTGGGGTACAAGGGCTGGCGGTATCCTATTGTTGGGATATTTCTATATTCACCGATAAGTTCGGTTTTGAAATCGGTTTCCCAAGCCAATTCGCTGCTCATCAATTTCCGGTGGATATCTTTAATTATTTTCTCGCTGCACTCAAATGTTTCAATCTGGTCAATGATTCCCTGAAGTGTGTCTTTGTGATTGGCTACATCCAATAGACTTTTCATTTTTCCCTTTCTTACCATTTCGTTATTCAAAAACTGTATGGTTTCCCCATACTGAATCTGATCATCTTCCAGACGGGAGGAGAAAAATGTGAAATCATTGATAAGCGTATTTCTGAATTCATCTGTCCACTTTGGGGCAGGATGTTTTTCTCTGAAAATTTGAAGGGATCGATTGAAATTCGCTAAAAAAGATGATAACATAATAGCTCAGGCAGCATATTTTTTAAAGAGATGACGAACCCAATTTTTAATGTCATGGGGATAGGCAGCAAGTCTATTGGCTTCATCTGTAGTAATGGTCTTACCGAAGAAAAACAAATCAAAATCTTCCCTTACCGATTGAGGTATTTCATCAATAGGAACCAAATTATTGCTTTGGGATAGTCTTTGTAAAGTCGATATGTCGGTTTTGGTAATAAACATAATCAGTAAGCCTATTTCCTTACATTATATTACATCTTATATGCAAATGTAATAAATATATTACTTAAAAGATTTATTAAGATAAGTAGTTCCTATTTCTTATTCAATTACCCAGCTAAGGTAGGCAGCCATGGCCCATACAGGACAAGGAACTTCGGCATAAAGCCTTCCCAAAATCCTCTGCTTGTTTATTCCGATCCTCCTTGCCTTTAATGTGCCCTGCAGCCTGGGGATGCTTCATAAATAAAATCATTCACCAAAACGATGTTATTATGAAGCGTTCAACAAAGTATTCCAAAAAAGATGTTTACCAGATTGTCAATGAAAGGATCATGTCCAGCCTTGAAAAGGGCATAATCCCGTGGAAGCAACCATGGTCAGTCATGGGATTGCCCAAAAACTACCAGTCAGGGAAGGCGTACAAAGGAATCAACCTTTGGTTACTGTTAAGCTGTGGCCATGGGAAGCCCTATTATCTGACCTTCAAACAAGCGGAAAGCCTGGGAGGGAAAGTAAAGAAGGGATCTAAATCCATCCCGATCGTTTACTGGAATTTTGTTTATCAACATAAGGAGACAGGAAAAAAACTGACCGAGCAGGAAGCCAGAAAATTGCCCAAAGGCTTGGTGGACAGGCGCGCCTTCCTGAAATACTATAATGTGTTCAATATTGCAGATGTAGAATGTGTGGATTGGGAACTGCCCGAAACTAGTTCTAAACAGCCTTTTAGACCAATTAAGGCCTGTGAGGATTTATTGGAGAGAATACCTGATCTCCCAGCCATTAAATATAATGAGGCGCAGGCTTACTATTATCCCAAAAAGGATTATATCAATATGCCTGAAAAGGAACTGTTCAGAAGTGAAGGACATTTTTACCAGACACTGTTCCATGAGCTGGTTCATTCGACCGGCCACCAGAAAAGGCTTAACAGAAAGGAGCTATGGGGTGCAGCTGATAAAGATAAGAGTGCTTATAGCAAGGAAGAGCTGACTGCTGAAATGGGCGCCAGTTACCTGAGTAATCTATGCGGTATTTGGGAGGAGGCCCAACAGGAAAATTTCTCAGCATATATACAGCATTGGTTGGGACAGCTGAAAAAAGACAAGAAGCTATTGGTAGAATCCGCTGCCAAAGCCCAGAAAGCAGTGGAATACCTTACTGGAGGAAAGGATTAAAGCAAAAAAGGGGATAAGCCCCTTTTTTGATCATCCGATTATTTGTTTTGGTCAAAACTTATATATTGAAGACCTTTAGGGAAGATGGTAGCTTAAGTAATTTCCATTAATAGGGAATGCTGATTCCAGTAGCTGTCCAATACTAAAATTTATTACAGGCTCCCGCACGATTTTTTTAATGATTCATAATATCTAAATTTGCCTTGCAAAGCGTTAAGCCTGAAAAACAATATGACATCAGTAGGTATCTGAACAATGGAAAGAAGGAACAATAGGGACTTATTTATCATGAGGTTGATTTTAACTATCATGTTGCCTCTTGTGCTCAGCCTATCCTTGATGCCCTGTTGTCCTCCATTGGACGCTTGTTCCGATCATGCAGAGCAAAGTTGTGATGATGAGCCCTTAAAGGGGACTTCTCAAAACTCGGGATTATGCTCTCCTTTCTATACCTGCGGAAATTGTCCGGGGTTTATATTTGAACAAATTGAATTTCTTTATTTACCCATACAGGAAGTAGACAAAACAGGTGTTGAAGAAATAACTGAATTTAAAGCCTTTTCCTTGACTATTTCGCTTTTTAAACCACCTCAAGGCTGATATGCTTTTTTCATTAGGGTAATTTTAAAATTACCATTTAAATTTTCCGATCAAATAACTATTAA is from Echinicola marina and encodes:
- a CDS encoding plasmid mobilization protein; protein product: MGKRNKSRLKQVESRIPEQRYHELVNLLSKSQNATMSALIRDILSNKTIICKNHDETADLLLDQMHSIQMEIHAIGVNINQITRHFNSLNDPLWKKSLVKQLEKQLALVGNKMEELERGLQKSFS
- a CDS encoding relaxase/mobilization nuclease domain-containing protein, encoding MVARISLGRNILGLLYYNEDKVKDKKASVLMANGFGTNGESGSLKYKHERFLYYTQKNSRAKLNAFHVSLNFSPKDQLDEAQKAFIAQEYMNRIGFGSQPYLVYEHMDAGHPHLHIVSTNITREGKRIETHNLGREKSEKARKELEKELGLVVAEQQKEQVLSIQPLESLKYGKKESKAAMGNIITEVMRTYSYGSIGELASILRQFNIVLIQGEKGTKMYENKGLAYSALDNKGKRIGVPIKASAFYSKPTFSRLQKRMEHSKMKKEVLVSTTRNKGLGALKISKGKGKGAFEENLKKAGLAADFHYSKDGKVFGLTIIDHVNRSAFKASELSRSLSGQKVYAQLHPKEGDKKLTKVTVNPPRYGKGPFRYSTNKDGPNADPYLWKEEGKGALASFISKVEAILRPEWEELADPFDKRKKRKKRRKKL
- the mobC gene encoding conjugal transfer protein MobC, which translates into the protein MIKGKRGKNEEKNFDMATGENTQALRKILDLTRKASLAVLMIHLYLELPILFDRWGLVKPLWDNFIQKLGELPFLGNTIYAKSLSLGLLFISLLGTKGKKDIKVKWSSALMCLFLGGNLFLFSNYWRRLTMDPLTLEFSYGISMIIGYLMVLWGGGRLSRFLKDQGSKGVFNRENETFPQEERKLVNAYSINLPAKYQLKNKIRNSWVNIINPFRALLVLGTPGSGKSYFVIRHVITQHIAKGFSMFVYDFKYDDLSRIAYNALIKNKGAYKILPSFYTINFDDLEHSHRCNPLEPSTMLDITDASESSRTIMMGLNREWIKKQGDFFVESPINFLTAVIWFLKKYQKGKFCTLPHVIEMMQVDYDKLFSVLRTEPEIEVLINPFVSAYLQGAAEQLEGQIASAKITMARLSSPQLYYVLSESEFTLDINHPKEPKVVCMGNNPQKQQVYGAVLSLYISRITKLVNQKGKLKSSLIFDEFPTIYFNGMDNLIATARSNKVATCLGVQDYSQLKKDYGREQAEVIMNTVGNIISGQVLGDTAKQLSDRFGKIRQKRLSQSINSNDTSISHSTQLDLAVPQSTIASLSSGEFVGLVADTPDQPMELKGFHGKIINDHTAIRKEEGAYKDIPACRTLGDREVNENYKRIKAEVNELIESELERMMDTPALMGLIIQKG
- a CDS encoding Fic family protein — translated: MLSSFLANFNRSLQIFREKHPAPKWTDEFRNTLINDFTFFSSRLEDDQIQYGETIQFLNNEMVRKGKMKSLLDVANHKDTLQGIIDQIETFECSEKIIKDIHRKLMSSELAWETDFKTELIGEYRNIPTIGYRQPLYPNKEYAPHYNLEMIMGSHVDIFKRKFESIDNSKDEKHLLTALAYFHNKFLNEIHPFADGNGRVCRIVMGAVLMQHQCPPVFTQIKSESDRKAYIETIITCENSNSDLPLVQFLAEGMTKYLQGKID
- a CDS encoding ArdC family protein, giving the protein MKRSTKYSKKDVYQIVNERIMSSLEKGIIPWKQPWSVMGLPKNYQSGKAYKGINLWLLLSCGHGKPYYLTFKQAESLGGKVKKGSKSIPIVYWNFVYQHKETGKKLTEQEARKLPKGLVDRRAFLKYYNVFNIADVECVDWELPETSSKQPFRPIKACEDLLERIPDLPAIKYNEAQAYYYPKKDYINMPEKELFRSEGHFYQTLFHELVHSTGHQKRLNRKELWGAADKDKSAYSKEELTAEMGASYLSNLCGIWEEAQQENFSAYIQHWLGQLKKDKKLLVESAAKAQKAVEYLTGGKD